The Synechococcales cyanobacterium T60_A2020_003 DNA segment ATGGCCCCATCAAAGTTGGCATTAAAGGCAAATGCCCCTTCTAGAATGGCATTAGTCAAATCCGCGCCTGCAAATCGTGCCGTGTCTAAGGTGGCGTAGCTCAGATTTGCCCCCTGTAAGTTTGCGCTTTCTAGATTCGCGCCAAAGAAGCTCACTCCTTGGAGATCAGATTGGCTAAAGTTACTACCCCGCAAGTTGGCCTTCGTAAAGCTAGAGTCGGTCAGCACCCGTCCTGAGAAGTCCGCTTCCAA contains these protein-coding regions:
- a CDS encoding pentapeptide repeat-containing protein, whose translation is LEADFSGRVLTDSSFTKANLRGSNFSQSDLQGVSFFGANLESANLQGANLSYATLDTARFAGADLTNAILEGAFAFNANFDGAIIDGADFTDVLLRQDVQEKLCRVAKGTNPVTGRATRDTLECP